A DNA window from Purpureocillium takamizusanense chromosome 9, complete sequence contains the following coding sequences:
- the LYS12 gene encoding Homoisocitrate dehydrogenase (COG:E~EggNog:ENOG503NWJP), producing the protein MSVRTLKIGLIAGDGIGKEVIPAGRRILEALPSCLNLKFDFIDLKAGFETFEQTGTALPDATVDVLRNDCHGALFGAVSSPTHAVKGYASPIVALRKRLDLYANVRPVKTVMTAARPLDMVIVRENTEDLYVKEERTYDGPDGKVAEAIKRISDKASFRIAAMAGDIALRRQKIRDSGAQSIHKSPTVTVTHKSNVLSQTDGLFRVASNRALADPKFASIKVEDQIVDSMVYKLFRQPEAYDVIVAPNLYGDILSDGAAALVGSLGLVPSANVGQGFAMGEPCHGSAPDIMGKGIANPIATVRSAALMLEFLNEPDAAARIYAAVDANLEAGKLLSPDLGGSATTDQVLNDILSRL; encoded by the exons ATGTCAGTTCGCACACTGAAGATTG GGCTCATCGCTGGAGATGGCATCGGCAAGGAAGTTATACCTGCTGGTCGCCgcatcctcgaggcccttCCGTCATGTCTGAACCTCAAATTCGATTTTATCGACCTGAAAGCTGGCTTCGAGACTTTTGAGCAGACTGGTACTGCGCTTCCCGATGCTACCGTCGACGTCTTGCGCAACGATTGTCACGGTGCACTTTTTGGCGCTGTCAGCTCCCCGACCCATGCCGTCAAGGGTTATGCGTcgcccatcgtcgccctccgGAAACGCCTCGACCTCTATGCGAACGTTCGCCCCGTCAAGACTGTTATGACGGCCGCCAGACCCCTTGATATGGTCATTGTCCGCGAGAACACCGAGGACCTTTACGTGAAGGAGGAAAGGACGTACGATGGACCCGACGGCAAGGTTGCCGAGGCTATCAAGCGTATATCCGACAAGGCATCCTTCCGCATTGCAGCAATGGCTGGTGATatcgccctccgccgccagaAGATTCGAGATTCGGGTGCGCAGAGCATTCACAAGTCCCCAACCGTCACAGTCACACACAAATCCAATGTCTTATCTCAGACCGACGGGCTCTTCCGTGTAGCCTCGAACCGGGCTCTCGCAGACCCGAAGTTTGCTTCGATCAAGGTTGAGGATCAGATTGTTGACTCCATGGTGTACAAGCTCTTCCGCCAACCGGAGGCCTacgacgtcatcgtcgcgccAAATTTATACGGCGATATTCTCTCCGACGGTGCCGCTGCACTCGTCGGTAGCCTTGGCCTGGTTCCCAGCGCCAACGTCGGCCAGGGCTTTGCCATGGGAGAGCCTTGCCATGGTAGCGCGCCCGACATCATGGGCAAAGGAATCGCCAACCCAATCGCGACTGTGAGGAGTGCTGCGCTCATGCTTGAGTTTCTCAACGAGCccgatgcagcagcaaggaTTTATGCCGCTGTAGATGCTAATCTGGAAGCTGGCAAGCTGCTGAGCCCCGACCTGGGCGGCTCTGCTACAACCGACCAGGTTCTGAATGACATTCTGTCCCGATTATAG